In Cycloclasticus sp., a single genomic region encodes these proteins:
- a CDS encoding efflux RND transporter periplasmic adaptor subunit: MNKLVWIIAPIMLVIGLAGGYWLADSKQVVVKHEPAQREREVLFYRHPMNPAVTSPVPAKGSMGMEYTPVYADSSNEEKEPLGTVKIDGVTVQNIGVRTTRAVRETLSHTVRAVGRVTYNEERMVHLHPKIEGWIAKVHVDKTGQWVKKNSDLLSIYSPQLVASQQEYILALNNLKALENSPIEEIRKGAEELVNSSRERLKLLDVPPHQLLDLERNRSIKKDLHIHAPAEGIVMRIGARDGQFVTPKTEIYMIADLRKVWVYANIYEYELPWVKEGDSVEMQLAGIPGTTFKGHLSFIYPYAEAKTRTIKVRLVFDNPGLLLKPEMFADVTIHAGKQVNAVVIPSEAVIRSGSRNQVFIVRSPGKFEPRLVTLGLASNGKVVVLKGVEVGEEVVTSAQFLIDSESKLREATAKMLQPENEGSMTPMNQPQQEIEHD, encoded by the coding sequence ATGAATAAGCTGGTATGGATAATTGCACCTATTATGTTGGTGATTGGTTTAGCTGGTGGTTATTGGTTAGCGGATTCTAAACAGGTCGTCGTGAAACATGAGCCTGCTCAAAGAGAGAGAGAGGTTTTATTTTATCGTCACCCAATGAATCCAGCAGTCACATCGCCTGTGCCTGCGAAAGGTTCGATGGGAATGGAATATACCCCCGTTTATGCAGATTCTAGTAATGAGGAAAAAGAGCCATTAGGAACAGTAAAAATCGATGGTGTTACGGTGCAAAATATCGGTGTGCGGACGACAAGAGCTGTCAGGGAAACGCTGTCGCATACTGTCCGTGCAGTGGGCCGTGTTACTTATAACGAAGAGCGAATGGTGCATCTACATCCGAAGATTGAAGGTTGGATCGCAAAGGTGCATGTTGATAAAACAGGCCAATGGGTGAAAAAAAATAGCGACTTATTAAGTATTTATTCACCACAATTAGTCGCGAGCCAGCAGGAGTATATTCTTGCTCTAAACAATCTTAAGGCATTAGAAAATAGCCCCATTGAAGAGATTAGGAAGGGGGCGGAAGAACTAGTGAACAGCTCGCGGGAACGCTTGAAATTGCTCGATGTCCCGCCACATCAACTGCTTGATTTAGAACGTAATCGCAGTATTAAAAAAGATTTACATATTCACGCCCCCGCAGAAGGGATTGTGATGAGAATTGGTGCTCGCGATGGTCAGTTTGTTACGCCAAAAACTGAAATTTATATGATTGCAGACTTAAGAAAGGTCTGGGTTTATGCCAATATTTATGAATATGAGTTGCCCTGGGTCAAAGAAGGCGATTCGGTGGAAATGCAGTTGGCTGGTATTCCGGGTACGACATTTAAAGGCCACCTCTCTTTTATTTACCCTTATGCGGAAGCAAAAACACGTACGATAAAAGTTCGATTGGTTTTTGATAACCCAGGCTTATTGTTAAAACCTGAGATGTTTGCAGATGTGACAATTCATGCAGGTAAACAGGTTAATGCTGTTGTTATTCCCTCAGAAGCGGTGATTCGTTCAGGGTCACGAAATCAGGTTTTTATCGTCCGTTCACCTGGCAAATTTGAACCTCGGCTGGTGACACTTGGATTGGCTTCAAATGGAAAAGTGGTCGTATTAAAAGGCGTTGAAGTCGGGGAAGAAGTTGTTACTTCAGCACAGTTCTTGATTGACTCGGAATCTAAATTGCGCGAAGCAACAGCCAAAATGCTACAGCCGGAAAACGAAGGTTCGATGACGCCGATGAATCAACCTCAGCAGGAGATAGAGCATGATTAA
- a CDS encoding CusA/CzcA family heavy metal efflux RND transporter: MINAVISGAIKDRLMVLIATLIIIVAGVWSYNNTSLDAIPDLSDVQVIVFTKYPGQAPQVVEDQVTYPLTTAMLSVPYSKVVRGYSFFGLSFVYVIFEDGTDMYWARSRVLESLNYVSGDLPQGVTPTLGPDATGVGWIYEYALVDKTGKHDLAQLRSLQDWYLRYPLQTVKGVSEVASVGGFVKQYQVEVDPNVLQAYGIPLSKVKQAIKRSNNDVGGRLLEMAETEYMVRGLGYIHSVSDLNVIPVGVDENGTPIRLQDVAHVHIGPELRRGVAELNGEGEVAGGIVVMRSGENALAIIQELRKKLDELRQGLPEGVEIIPVYDRGQLIERAVKSLNTSLMQELAIVSLVVILFLLHARSALVAIVTLPLGILMAFIVMKFQGLNANIMSLGGIAITIGTMVDGAIVMVENAHRHLEQAFVDKGRDLTAQERWETIGNSAREVGPALFFSLLIITVSFLPIFTMQAQEGRMFSPLAFTATYAMAASAILAITLVPVMMGYFIRGKIVSEKQNPINRALHTIHTPLLKKAMQWRKVTIALGLGLLAASYYPYSKLGSEFMPPLDEGDILYMPITFPGISITKAKELLQQTDKVLKTFPEVLSVFGKVGRAETATDSAPLSMIETTVRLKPKEQWPNPDKTTQQLMNEMDKAMQFPGVANAWTMPIKTRIDMLSTGIKTPVGIKVSGPDLNVLQTLSQQIESVMKTLPETTSAFGDRAVGGYYLDFDINRETAARYGLTVGDVQDVIQSAIGGMTVTETVEGLERYSVNLRYPRELRDNMESLKRVLIPTPVGSQIPLVQVADLNLRRGPPVIKSENARPNAWIYVDINTSDIGGFVAKAKLLLAEKLTIPVGYTLTWSGQFEYMERAAKRLQLVVPATLLIIFLLLYFNFRNIVEPVIVMLALPFGVIGGIWLIYFNGFNLSVAVYVGFIALAGMAAEIGVLVLSFIDMEISKRRAASTEPLTADEIMDATHSATTLRVRPVVMTAVSTMAGLLPIMLSSDTGSDVTHRIAAPMLGGMLSVLVLNLLVLPVIYSFVLQFQENKKSLKQES, from the coding sequence ATGATTAACGCCGTCATCAGCGGTGCTATAAAAGATCGCTTAATGGTGCTTATTGCGACGTTGATTATCATCGTCGCGGGTGTTTGGAGTTATAACAATACGTCGTTGGATGCGATTCCAGATTTATCAGATGTTCAGGTCATCGTGTTCACGAAATATCCCGGGCAGGCCCCTCAAGTTGTAGAGGATCAGGTCACTTATCCGTTAACAACCGCGATGCTCTCTGTTCCGTATTCTAAGGTCGTGCGCGGCTACTCGTTTTTTGGCTTGTCATTTGTCTACGTTATTTTTGAAGATGGTACAGACATGTACTGGGCTCGGTCGCGGGTATTAGAATCGTTAAATTATGTTAGCGGTGATTTGCCTCAAGGTGTTACGCCAACCTTAGGGCCAGATGCAACCGGAGTGGGCTGGATTTACGAATACGCACTGGTAGATAAAACGGGCAAGCATGACCTCGCACAACTTCGTTCGCTTCAGGATTGGTATCTGCGCTATCCCTTGCAAACCGTTAAGGGTGTTTCAGAAGTTGCGTCAGTGGGTGGTTTCGTTAAACAATATCAGGTCGAAGTGGACCCTAACGTATTGCAAGCCTATGGCATTCCATTGTCAAAAGTTAAACAGGCAATAAAACGATCTAATAATGATGTCGGCGGGCGACTATTAGAAATGGCGGAAACTGAATATATGGTGCGTGGGCTGGGCTACATTCATTCGGTTTCTGATTTAAATGTTATACCCGTGGGTGTTGATGAAAACGGAACGCCGATTCGTTTGCAAGATGTTGCGCACGTTCATATTGGACCTGAACTGCGTAGAGGTGTTGCCGAACTGAATGGCGAAGGTGAAGTGGCCGGTGGCATTGTGGTTATGCGTTCCGGCGAAAACGCATTAGCGATCATTCAAGAACTGAGAAAGAAATTGGATGAGCTAAGGCAGGGCTTGCCAGAAGGAGTGGAAATTATTCCAGTTTATGACAGGGGCCAGCTAATTGAGCGCGCCGTTAAAAGTTTAAATACCTCCTTGATGCAGGAGTTAGCCATCGTCAGTTTGGTTGTTATACTTTTTTTACTGCATGCGCGTTCGGCCTTAGTGGCTATTGTGACCTTGCCATTGGGCATCTTAATGGCCTTTATTGTGATGAAGTTTCAAGGCTTAAATGCCAATATTATGTCTCTTGGTGGAATTGCAATTACCATTGGTACGATGGTCGATGGTGCCATTGTTATGGTGGAGAATGCGCATAGGCATTTGGAGCAGGCTTTTGTAGATAAAGGGAGGGATCTGACGGCTCAAGAGCGCTGGGAAACCATTGGAAATTCTGCGCGTGAAGTTGGCCCCGCTCTATTTTTCTCTTTACTCATCATTACCGTTTCCTTTTTACCGATCTTTACAATGCAGGCACAAGAAGGGCGTATGTTTAGCCCACTAGCTTTTACCGCTACTTACGCAATGGCTGCCTCAGCCATACTTGCGATAACCTTAGTACCGGTGATGATGGGGTATTTTATTCGCGGGAAAATAGTTTCTGAAAAACAAAATCCAATCAATCGTGCGCTACACACGATACATACACCGTTGTTAAAAAAGGCTATGCAGTGGCGTAAGGTGACAATCGCGCTGGGGTTGGGGCTTTTGGCTGCAAGCTACTACCCCTATTCAAAACTCGGCAGCGAATTCATGCCGCCGCTAGATGAAGGCGATATTTTATATATGCCAATCACCTTTCCCGGCATATCAATTACCAAGGCAAAAGAATTATTACAACAAACCGATAAGGTTTTAAAAACCTTTCCAGAAGTGCTTTCTGTCTTTGGTAAGGTCGGTAGGGCAGAGACGGCAACTGATTCTGCGCCTTTATCGATGATCGAAACCACGGTTCGTTTAAAACCAAAAGAGCAATGGCCTAACCCTGATAAAACGACTCAGCAACTGATGAATGAGATGGATAAGGCTATGCAGTTCCCGGGTGTTGCCAATGCTTGGACAATGCCCATTAAAACACGTATCGATATGCTATCAACGGGCATAAAAACCCCGGTGGGTATCAAGGTGTCCGGGCCTGATTTGAATGTACTACAGACACTTTCACAGCAAATAGAAAGTGTCATGAAAACGTTACCAGAAACAACCTCAGCTTTTGGTGATCGGGCGGTAGGGGGCTATTACCTAGATTTTGACATAAATCGAGAAACAGCAGCCCGTTATGGGCTGACCGTGGGAGACGTCCAAGATGTCATTCAAAGTGCTATCGGAGGAATGACGGTAACCGAAACGGTGGAAGGCTTAGAGCGTTACTCGGTCAACCTACGTTACCCGCGCGAGCTAAGAGATAATATGGAAAGCTTGAAGCGGGTATTGATTCCAACGCCAGTGGGAAGCCAAATACCACTAGTGCAGGTGGCAGATTTGAACCTTAGGCGCGGCCCACCGGTTATTAAAAGCGAGAACGCACGGCCGAATGCTTGGATTTATGTTGATATAAATACCTCGGATATTGGTGGGTTTGTTGCCAAAGCCAAGCTGCTACTGGCCGAAAAATTGACTATTCCAGTGGGCTATACGCTTACTTGGTCGGGGCAGTTTGAATATATGGAGCGCGCAGCTAAACGACTACAGCTGGTTGTTCCGGCGACCTTGTTAATTATTTTCTTGCTGCTTTATTTTAACTTCCGCAATATTGTCGAGCCGGTTATCGTCATGCTAGCGCTACCGTTTGGAGTGATTGGTGGAATCTGGTTGATTTATTTCAATGGCTTCAACTTGTCGGTGGCTGTCTACGTTGGCTTTATCGCCTTAGCTGGAATGGCGGCAGAAATAGGGGTATTAGTGCTGAGTTTTATTGATATGGAAATCAGCAAACGACGCGCTGCAAGTACAGAACCATTAACAGCAGATGAAATAATGGATGCGACTCATTCGGCAACCACCCTTCGGGTACGCCCAGTGGTGATGACAGCTGTTTCAACCATGGCCGGTTTACTGCCAATTATGCTTAGTAGCGACACCGGTTCAGACGTGACGCATCGTATTGCTGCACCGATGCTAGGGGGGATGTTGAGCGTATTGGTCTTAAATTTATTGGTGCTACCGGTTATCTATAGTTTTGTTTTGCAGTTTCAGGAAAATAAAAAAAGTTTAAAGCAGGAGAGTTAA
- a CDS encoding NAD(P)/FAD-dependent oxidoreductase — protein sequence MSDILTKVSTPITNKPIDVLIIGASASGLMCAIEAGKRGRNVVVLDHANKAGKKILMSGGGRCNFTNYNIDAENFISHNPHFCKSAISRYTQWDFIGLVSDYKIPFHERKHGQLFCDDSAKDILTMLLSECAHAGVQIKLKCDIHGIEKTTTEQFDIETSAGLFHCQSLVIATGGLSIPKMGATPFGYNLAKQFGHKVLATSAALVPLTLQNNDKAWLADLSGIAVDAVVSSHSISFRENILLTHRGLSGPAILQISSYWKAGEPISINLLPDIDIENFLKNKQNEQAKTHLKTALAEHLPKRLVTALFDEDLLDKTLQSISHQLFKEVANKLHQWQIKPNGTEGYRTAEVTLGGVDCDELSSQTMQSKKTEGLYFIGEVVDVTGWLGGYNFQWAWSSGWCAGQVV from the coding sequence ATGTCCGATATTCTAACCAAAGTAAGCACACCCATAACCAATAAACCCATTGATGTTCTTATCATCGGCGCTAGCGCTTCTGGCTTAATGTGCGCCATAGAGGCGGGTAAGCGTGGCCGCAACGTTGTGGTGCTTGACCACGCAAACAAGGCCGGCAAAAAAATCCTAATGTCTGGCGGCGGTCGCTGCAATTTCACTAATTACAATATTGATGCTGAAAACTTCATCTCGCATAACCCACATTTTTGTAAATCAGCTATCAGCCGTTATACGCAATGGGATTTTATTGGACTGGTTAGTGACTACAAGATCCCCTTTCATGAGCGAAAACACGGGCAACTATTTTGTGATGACAGTGCAAAAGATATTCTCACGATGTTGCTGTCTGAGTGCGCCCATGCGGGTGTTCAAATTAAATTGAAGTGTGACATTCACGGCATAGAAAAAACAACGACCGAACAATTCGACATTGAAACATCTGCCGGTCTATTCCATTGTCAATCCCTCGTTATCGCGACCGGCGGCTTATCCATTCCCAAAATGGGCGCTACGCCATTTGGTTATAACCTAGCCAAACAATTCGGCCATAAGGTTTTAGCTACCAGCGCAGCACTGGTGCCTTTGACTCTGCAAAACAATGATAAAGCTTGGCTTGCAGATCTATCGGGGATTGCCGTTGATGCGGTGGTTAGCTCTCACTCCATCAGTTTTAGAGAAAATATATTGCTGACCCATAGAGGCTTAAGCGGGCCGGCTATTTTACAAATATCGTCATACTGGAAGGCAGGCGAGCCCATCAGCATTAACCTATTACCCGATATCGACATCGAAAATTTCTTGAAGAACAAGCAAAACGAACAGGCCAAAACACATTTAAAAACGGCTCTCGCCGAACATTTGCCCAAGCGGCTGGTTACAGCATTATTTGATGAAGACTTGCTCGACAAGACATTACAAAGCATCAGCCACCAACTGTTTAAGGAGGTCGCTAATAAACTGCATCAATGGCAAATAAAACCTAATGGCACCGAAGGTTACCGGACAGCAGAAGTCACTCTCGGAGGTGTCGATTGTGATGAACTATCGTCGCAAACGATGCAATCCAAAAAAACCGAGGGGCTATATTTTATCGGCGAGGTTGTAGATGTCACCGGTTGGCTCGGCGGCTATAACTTTCAGTGGGCTTGGTCATCTGGTTGGTGTGCGGGACAGGTTGTATAA
- a CDS encoding MoxR family ATPase, which translates to MLEGSLSDAKIAIQQLKTRVTQQIIGQDALVERMLIALLADGHILVEGAPGLAKTRAINVLSQGVEADFHRVQFTPDLLPSDLTGTDIYRPEQGTFEFQKGPLFHNLVLADEINRAPAKVQAALLEAMAERQITVGGSTYPLPGLFMVMATQNPLEQEGTYPLPEAQLDRFLLHIKIDYPNAAHEKEILHLARAEEKSSEQKAVSAQPMTQQQLFSARQEILDVYMSDELEDYLLQLVLATRDPAAYGDDLAAWIQYGASPRASIALDRCARAKAWLQQRDFVTPEDIQSIAYDVLRHRLILSYEAEAEGISADRFIKELIARIAVP; encoded by the coding sequence ATGTTAGAAGGAAGTTTAAGTGACGCTAAAATAGCTATTCAGCAACTTAAGACCAGGGTCACTCAGCAAATTATTGGTCAGGATGCCTTAGTAGAGAGAATGCTAATTGCTTTGTTAGCTGACGGGCATATTTTAGTTGAAGGTGCACCGGGACTTGCCAAAACGCGAGCAATTAATGTGCTCAGTCAAGGTGTTGAGGCAGACTTTCATCGGGTGCAGTTTACCCCAGATCTGCTTCCTTCTGATTTAACCGGCACTGATATCTATCGCCCAGAACAGGGCACATTTGAGTTTCAAAAAGGCCCTTTATTCCACAACCTTGTGTTGGCTGACGAAATAAACCGTGCTCCCGCTAAAGTACAAGCAGCACTGTTAGAAGCAATGGCTGAAAGGCAAATCACGGTGGGCGGTTCGACTTACCCACTACCGGGCTTGTTTATGGTGATGGCAACGCAAAATCCACTTGAGCAAGAAGGTACTTACCCGCTGCCTGAAGCACAGTTAGACCGTTTCTTGTTGCATATAAAAATTGATTACCCTAACGCAGCGCATGAGAAAGAAATTTTGCACCTGGCTAGAGCTGAAGAAAAGTCGAGTGAACAAAAAGCCGTCAGTGCTCAACCGATGACGCAGCAGCAGTTATTCTCTGCACGCCAAGAAATACTGGACGTGTATATGAGTGATGAGCTGGAAGATTATCTTTTGCAGCTGGTTTTAGCTACACGCGACCCCGCAGCCTACGGCGATGATTTAGCAGCTTGGATTCAATACGGCGCTAGCCCAAGAGCGAGCATTGCATTAGACCGTTGTGCGCGTGCTAAAGCTTGGTTGCAACAGCGTGACTTTGTTACGCCAGAAGACATTCAAAGCATTGCGTATGATGTATTGCGCCATCGTTTAATCTTGTCGTACGAAGCTGAGGCGGAAGGCATCAGCGCCGATAGATTTATTAAAGAACTTATCGCTAGAATAGCCGTGCCGTAA
- a CDS encoding DUF58 domain-containing protein has product MNDVMQNDERVIVRLKPLVDLAKKAAFLTSRQQRIKAAQSGGYVSRFKGRGMEFDEVRLYQAGDDIRSIDWRVTARTNKTHSKVFREERERPIFISVDLRPMMNFATRGVFKSVQASKVAALLAWSAQLNGDRVGGQVFNAEGCQELKPASGRRAVLHLLNALVKQTLSVAEPLSLEQVLNRLTKHARPGSLLYIVSDFRGFNDKVERQLSKLARHCEIELVHIYDPLESHLPKKGQYRFTNGERDIVIDTSNNQGVLAYQQHYQQRQEQLKTMCKKWRMSLIQCSTSDNPFEVLS; this is encoded by the coding sequence ATGAATGATGTTATGCAGAACGATGAACGAGTCATTGTTCGGTTGAAACCATTAGTGGACTTGGCAAAAAAAGCCGCCTTCTTAACCAGTCGTCAGCAGCGGATAAAAGCGGCTCAAAGTGGTGGTTATGTCTCGCGTTTTAAAGGCCGTGGGATGGAGTTTGATGAAGTGCGCTTGTATCAAGCCGGTGATGATATCCGCAGTATCGACTGGCGGGTGACGGCACGCACGAATAAAACGCACAGCAAAGTGTTTCGTGAGGAAAGAGAGCGACCCATTTTTATTTCTGTCGATTTGCGCCCGATGATGAACTTTGCAACGCGGGGTGTTTTTAAGTCGGTACAGGCATCAAAAGTGGCGGCGTTACTGGCGTGGTCTGCTCAACTAAATGGAGATAGGGTTGGTGGACAAGTGTTTAACGCAGAGGGTTGTCAGGAGTTAAAGCCAGCATCGGGTAGGCGGGCTGTTTTACATTTATTGAACGCCTTGGTTAAACAGACGCTTTCGGTCGCAGAGCCTTTGTCTTTAGAACAAGTACTTAATCGTTTGACTAAGCATGCGCGGCCGGGCAGTTTGCTTTATATCGTCAGTGATTTTCGTGGTTTTAACGACAAGGTTGAACGGCAATTATCGAAATTGGCACGGCACTGTGAGATTGAACTGGTACACATCTATGACCCATTAGAAAGCCATCTTCCAAAAAAAGGCCAGTACCGTTTTACCAATGGTGAACGGGATATTGTTATTGATACCAGTAATAATCAAGGCGTATTGGCTTACCAGCAGCATTATCAACAACGACAAGAGCAGCTAAAAACGATGTGCAAAAAATGGCGTATGTCATTAATACAATGTAGTACAAGTGATAACCCATTTGAGGTACTAAGTTAG
- a CDS encoding DUF4381 domain-containing protein, which yields MDQELPLRDIHLPEAITWWPPAIGWWLLLFVILAALVGGWMLYKKLTRRTAIKTGFGILLSIKQSEENDQLALLKQLSSCIRRVAMSTDSRAEVASLTGEKWLSYLDQSVEGTPFSSGVGQYLSDAHYRQTAPEGLDSEALINLCESWLKGRKA from the coding sequence GTGGATCAAGAACTCCCTCTGCGTGATATACATTTACCTGAGGCCATTACGTGGTGGCCACCAGCGATAGGCTGGTGGTTATTGTTATTCGTTATTCTTGCAGCCTTAGTGGGTGGCTGGATGTTGTATAAAAAGTTAACACGACGGACAGCCATCAAAACTGGGTTCGGAATTTTGTTGAGTATCAAGCAGAGTGAAGAAAATGATCAATTAGCCCTACTAAAGCAACTATCTAGTTGTATACGCAGAGTAGCGATGAGCACGGATTCGCGCGCTGAAGTGGCCAGTTTAACCGGTGAGAAATGGTTGAGTTACTTAGATCAATCGGTTGAAGGGACCCCCTTTAGTAGCGGTGTAGGGCAATATTTATCAGATGCGCATTATCGCCAAACGGCTCCAGAAGGGCTGGATTCGGAAGCTTTAATTAATTTATGCGAGAGTTGGCTTAAGGGGCGAAAAGCATGA
- a CDS encoding VWA domain-containing protein, translating into MIHIEWPQLLLVLPLPLIFRWLLPAQKPTTEAALKVPFIDDFSRAGSKSSVSKNKPWLLWLATIAWVLLVMSASRPQWLGEPIEQAVSGRDLMLAVDVSGSMDEEDFVIDGSRVDRLTATKHVASAFIERRTGDRLGLILFGTTAYLQTPLTFDRKTVITLLNEAFIGITDDEPATSIGDSIGLAVKHLKDEKANSRVLVLLTDGANTAGEITPMQAAQIAADHQLKIYTIGIGADQMLVRSFFGNRKVNPSRDLDEKTLTAIADKTNGRYFRARSKEELENIYELLDQLEPVEKSKQFYRPMSELYPWPLAFSLMLTALLVIGRLRFT; encoded by the coding sequence ATGATTCACATCGAGTGGCCTCAGTTGTTGCTAGTTTTGCCGTTACCGCTGATATTTCGTTGGTTACTGCCGGCACAAAAACCCACCACGGAGGCAGCACTTAAAGTGCCCTTTATTGACGATTTTAGTCGTGCAGGAAGTAAAAGCAGTGTGTCAAAAAACAAACCTTGGTTACTATGGTTAGCCACTATTGCTTGGGTTTTATTGGTCATGTCGGCGAGTCGACCTCAATGGTTAGGTGAACCGATTGAACAAGCGGTGAGTGGCCGAGATTTAATGCTAGCTGTCGATGTTTCTGGCAGTATGGACGAAGAAGATTTTGTTATTGACGGCTCACGAGTTGACCGTTTAACGGCAACAAAGCACGTTGCAAGTGCTTTTATAGAACGGCGTACAGGCGATCGATTAGGGCTGATATTATTTGGCACTACCGCCTACTTGCAAACACCGCTCACCTTTGACCGAAAAACGGTTATTACCTTACTTAATGAAGCGTTCATCGGGATCACCGATGATGAACCCGCGACCTCGATTGGTGACTCGATTGGTTTAGCCGTTAAGCACTTAAAGGATGAGAAGGCGAATAGTCGAGTATTGGTATTATTGACCGACGGAGCGAATACTGCAGGTGAAATTACACCGATGCAAGCGGCACAAATAGCAGCAGATCACCAGCTTAAAATATATACGATAGGTATTGGTGCCGATCAAATGCTGGTTCGCAGTTTTTTTGGCAATCGCAAGGTCAACCCGTCACGTGACTTGGATGAAAAAACATTAACAGCGATCGCCGATAAAACGAACGGTCGATATTTTCGTGCTCGAAGCAAAGAAGAGCTTGAGAACATCTATGAACTGTTGGATCAGCTCGAGCCGGTTGAAAAAAGCAAGCAATTCTATCGACCAATGAGTGAACTTTACCCTTGGCCATTAGCATTCAGTTTGATGTTAACGGCGCTACTCGTTATTGGTAGATTGAGGTTTACATGA
- a CDS encoding VWA domain-containing protein: protein MNWLDFHFIRPYWLLTLIPAVGLMIVSVKHTLSRGQWVDVCDVELLPFILENKNSSQSHWVFGALSFAVLLAIVALAGPTWERLDTPVFRNDAALVIALDLSQTMNATDIKPSRLVRARYKIADILRQRKDGLTALVVYSTDAFTVTPLTSDVATIESQLNALESHLMPRQGKDTQSVLKLAVKLLKQAGQKQGNIFLITDAVKSDVDQLSDELSAYAVSVLGVGTESGGPVKLAGGGFLKDRHGNIVVPKLAASRLASLARKAGGSYSAITSDDSDIKTLLSSIERPATNSANSENNGLIEEWSDKGAWLLLLVLPLVALGFRKGLLMLCLFVILPMPTSSYAIEWGDLWLTKDQQAQQAFQQQQFEQAAEKFQTAQWKAAAEYKAGQYKQAIEQLKPIETADSYYNLGNSFAKLAQLEKAKEAYKKSLELKPDDEDAQYNLQLIEDALKKAPPKGEQTQGEQQQNEQQSDNSEGGSQQADQQQSDEEQESGAPSTKPTEKQNDEQPEASDEKESELEQADLESKSAEGGEASDSQQASTASLSDEEKQAAEQWLNRIQDDPAGLLKRKFKYQYGQRQQR from the coding sequence ATGAACTGGCTAGATTTTCATTTTATTAGGCCATATTGGCTGTTGACGCTTATTCCAGCGGTTGGGTTAATGATTGTATCGGTCAAACATACCTTAAGCAGGGGGCAGTGGGTGGATGTGTGTGATGTCGAGTTGTTGCCTTTTATTCTAGAAAACAAAAATAGCTCTCAAAGCCATTGGGTATTTGGTGCTTTATCTTTTGCTGTGTTGCTGGCTATTGTCGCTTTAGCAGGGCCTACTTGGGAGAGGTTGGATACGCCGGTGTTTAGAAACGATGCGGCCTTAGTTATCGCATTAGATCTGTCTCAAACCATGAATGCTACCGATATAAAACCAAGTCGATTAGTGCGTGCGCGCTATAAAATTGCCGATATATTAAGGCAACGTAAAGACGGCTTAACTGCCTTAGTTGTGTATTCAACCGATGCATTTACCGTAACGCCTTTAACCAGTGATGTTGCTACGATTGAAAGTCAGTTAAATGCCTTGGAAAGCCATTTGATGCCCCGACAAGGTAAAGATACGCAGTCGGTATTGAAACTAGCCGTTAAGCTTTTAAAACAAGCGGGTCAAAAGCAAGGCAATATTTTTCTTATAACGGATGCGGTGAAGTCGGATGTCGACCAGTTGTCGGACGAACTGTCTGCTTATGCAGTGTCCGTACTCGGTGTCGGTACGGAAAGTGGCGGGCCAGTTAAGTTGGCAGGTGGCGGCTTTTTAAAAGACCGCCACGGGAATATTGTGGTGCCTAAGTTAGCAGCGTCGCGGCTTGCTTCGTTGGCAAGAAAAGCCGGCGGTAGCTATAGCGCTATTACATCGGATGATAGCGATATAAAAACATTACTTTCAAGTATAGAACGGCCCGCGACAAATTCTGCTAATAGTGAAAACAATGGCCTCATTGAAGAGTGGAGTGACAAAGGCGCTTGGCTATTATTACTGGTATTACCCTTGGTAGCACTGGGCTTCCGTAAAGGCTTGTTAATGCTGTGTTTATTTGTAATATTACCGATGCCGACAAGTAGTTACGCAATTGAATGGGGCGACCTTTGGCTGACCAAAGATCAACAAGCTCAGCAGGCGTTCCAGCAGCAGCAATTTGAACAGGCCGCAGAAAAATTTCAAACAGCGCAATGGAAAGCCGCCGCAGAGTATAAAGCAGGGCAATATAAGCAAGCTATTGAGCAACTTAAACCCATTGAAACGGCTGATAGTTATTACAACTTAGGAAATAGCTTTGCCAAATTAGCGCAATTAGAAAAGGCAAAAGAAGCTTATAAAAAGTCGTTAGAATTAAAGCCCGACGATGAAGATGCACAATACAATTTGCAGTTAATTGAGGATGCTTTAAAAAAAGCGCCGCCAAAAGGTGAGCAGACACAAGGCGAGCAACAGCAAAATGAACAACAGTCGGATAATTCAGAAGGTGGCAGTCAGCAAGCCGATCAACAACAAAGCGATGAAGAGCAAGAGTCGGGCGCACCTTCTACAAAACCAACAGAAAAGCAAAATGATGAACAGCCTGAAGCATCTGACGAAAAAGAATCCGAGTTAGAGCAGGCTGATTTAGAAAGTAAATCAGCTGAAGGTGGTGAAGCGAGTGACAGTCAACAAGCAAGCACTGCCAGTTTATCGGATGAAGAAAAACAGGCAGCGGAACAGTGGTTAAACCGTATTCAGGATGATCCTGCGGGCTTATTAAAACGAAAATTTAAATATCAATATGGTCAACGACAACAACGTTAA